In Ovis aries strain OAR_USU_Benz2616 breed Rambouillet chromosome 16, ARS-UI_Ramb_v3.0, whole genome shotgun sequence, one DNA window encodes the following:
- the ERCC8 gene encoding DNA excision repair protein ERCC-8 isoform X2, giving the protein MLGFLSARQAGLEDPLRLRRAESTRRSHPDVHKYSVETVQWYPHDTGMFTSSSFDKTLKVWDTNTLQIADVFNFEETVYSHHMSPVATKHCLVAVGTRGPKVQLCDLKSGSCSHILQGHRQEILAVSWSPRYEYILATASADSRAKLWDVRRASGCLITLDQHNGKKSQAVESANTAHNGKVNGLCFTSDGLHLLTVGTDNRMRLWNSSNGENTLVNYGKVYNDSRKGLKFTVSSGCSSEFVFVPYGSTIAVYTIYSGEQITMLKGHYKTVDCCVFQSNFQELYSGSRDCNILAWVPSLCESVPDADDETSTRSQLNPAFEDAWSSSDEEG; this is encoded by the exons AAGCCATCCTGATGTTCACAAATACAGTGTGGAGACCGTACAGTGGTATCCTCATGACACTGGCATGTTCACATCCAGTTCGTTTGATAAGACTCTGAAAGTATGGGATACAAACACATTACAA ATTGCCGATGTATTTAATTTTGAAGAAACAGTTTATAGTCATCATATGTCTCCGGTTGCCACCAAGCACTGTTTGGTAGCAG ttgGTACTAGAGGACCCAAAGTACAACTTTGTGACTTGAAGTCTGGATCCTGTTCTCACATTCTACAGG GTCACAGACAAGAAATATTGGCAGTTTCCTGGTCACCACGTTATGAATATATCTTGGCAACTGCAAG TGCTGACAGTAGAGCGAAACTATGGGATGTGAGGAGAGCATCAGGATGCTTGATAACTCTTGATCAGCATAATGGGAAAAAGTCACAAGCAGTTGAATCAG CAAACACTGCTCATAATGGAAAGGTTAACGGCTTATGTTTTACAAGTGATGGTCTTCACCTACTCACTGTTGGCACAGATAATCGAATGAGGCTCTGGAATAGTTCCAATGGAGAAAATACACTA GTCAACTATGGAAAAGTATATAATGATAGTAGAAAAGGATTGAAATTCACTGTCTCCTCTGGCTGCAGTTCAGAATTTGTTTTTGTACCATATGGTAGCACCATTGCTGTTTATACAATTTACTCTGGAGAACAGATAACTATGCTTAAGGGACACTATAAAACTGTTGACTGCTGTGTATTTCAGTCTaatttccag GAACTTTACAGTGGTAGCAGAGACTGCAATATTCTTGCGTGGGTACCATCCTTATGTGAATCAGTTCCTGATGCTGATGATGAG aCTTCAACCAGATCACAGTTAAATCCAGCATTTGAAGATGCCTGGAGCAGCAGTGATGAGGAAGGATGA